CCGCAGCGCGGCCACGGTCTGAATGAGCACGCTTGGGGAGGCCTCACGGTCTCCAATGAGGTGAAGCTGGTAATCTCGGACCTGCTCGGATCCGAGCAACTCGGGGGACTTGCCGAAGTAACCGGCGAAGCCGGCGACCTGGCGGACGTAGCACTCCTGGGTCGACGGTGCGAGATTACGGATCCGCATGTCG
This sequence is a window from bacterium. Protein-coding genes within it:
- a CDS encoding integrase, with amino-acid sequence MTPLRKRMIDDMRIRNLAPSTQECYVRQVAGFAGYFGKSPELLGSEQVRDYQLHLIGDREASPSVLIQTVAALR